One genomic window of Micromonospora sp. WMMD1128 includes the following:
- a CDS encoding PadR family transcriptional regulator: MGFHRRMHAMHDEMRRHGGFGFPPVPPPPPFPPGPHGHGRGRGGRGRGRRPNVRGAVLALLTERAMHGYEMIQEIDSRTGGAWRPSPGSIYPTLQLLEDEGVIATAPDSDGGRKRFALTDQGQAEAAEAAQAPPWGEFAEQTVNSWHDIRDAGAQAMNALRQVMTTGTDDQRARAAQVLDETRRKLYAILAESE, translated from the coding sequence ATGGGTTTCCACCGACGGATGCACGCCATGCACGACGAGATGCGCCGCCACGGCGGTTTCGGCTTCCCGCCCGTACCCCCGCCGCCGCCGTTCCCGCCCGGTCCGCACGGGCACGGACGTGGCCGGGGTGGTCGCGGGCGCGGCCGGCGACCGAACGTCCGCGGCGCGGTGCTGGCCCTGCTCACCGAGCGGGCGATGCACGGCTACGAAATGATCCAGGAGATCGACTCCCGCACCGGCGGGGCCTGGCGGCCCAGCCCCGGCTCGATCTACCCCACCCTGCAACTGCTGGAGGACGAGGGCGTCATCGCGACCGCCCCCGACTCCGACGGCGGGCGCAAGCGGTTCGCCCTCACCGACCAGGGGCAGGCCGAGGCGGCCGAGGCGGCGCAGGCCCCGCCCTGGGGCGAGTTCGCCGAGCAGACGGTCAACAGTTGGCACGACATCCGGGACGCCGGGGCGCAGGCGATGAACGCGCTACGGCAGGTGATGACGACCGGCACCGACGACCAGCGCGCCCGCGCCGCCCAGGTGCTCGACGAGACCCGGCGCAAGCTCTACGCCATCCTCGCCGAATCCGAGTGA
- a CDS encoding DUF5753 domain-containing protein, producing the protein MERQAVLGRESPPEVVAVVDEAVLRRAVGEPAVMVEQFEHLLRVTEQPNVTVHVVPADAGMHAGLAGPFILARTPDGGEVAHLDNALRAHVTDRPDDVDNLRRRWESLRGEALPRRASRKLIRELAKSWT; encoded by the coding sequence ATGGAACGGCAGGCGGTGCTGGGCCGGGAGTCGCCGCCGGAGGTGGTGGCGGTGGTCGACGAGGCGGTGCTGCGGCGGGCGGTGGGGGAGCCGGCGGTGATGGTGGAGCAGTTCGAGCACCTGCTGCGGGTGACCGAGCAGCCGAACGTCACCGTGCACGTCGTTCCCGCCGACGCCGGCATGCATGCCGGCCTGGCCGGTCCGTTCATCTTGGCCCGCACGCCGGACGGCGGCGAGGTGGCCCACCTGGACAATGCGCTTCGGGCGCACGTCACCGACCGGCCGGACGACGTGGATAATCTTCGCCGCAGATGGGAGAGCCTGCGGGGGGAGGCGTTGCCCCGGCGGGCCTCCCGGAAGCTGATCCGGGAGTTGGCGAAGTCATGGACCTGA
- the ispG gene encoding flavodoxin-dependent (E)-4-hydroxy-3-methylbut-2-enyl-diphosphate synthase, producing the protein MTAVSLGMPPVPPPPLAPRRASRQIMVGSVPVGGGAPVSVQSMTTTLTADVNATLQQIAELTASGCQIVRVAVPSQDDVEALPAIAKKSQIPVIADIHFQPKYVFAAIDAGCAAVRVNPGNIRQFDDKVREIARAAGDAGVPIRIGVNAGSLDKRLLAKYGRATAEALVESALWECSLFEEHGFRDIKISVKHNDPVVMIRAYRQLAEQCDYPLHLGVTEAGPAFQGTIKSAVAFGALLAEGIGDTIRVSLSAPPVEEIKVGNAILESLGLRERGLEIVSCPSCGRAQVDVYKLAEEVTAGLEGLPVPLRVAVMGCVVNGPGEAREADLGVASGNGKGQIFVKGQVVKTVPEGQIVETLIEEALRIADEMGAEIPEELRDLVPGATVTVH; encoded by the coding sequence GTGACCGCTGTCAGTCTCGGTATGCCCCCCGTACCGCCGCCGCCGCTGGCCCCGCGCCGGGCCAGCCGCCAGATCATGGTCGGCTCGGTGCCGGTCGGTGGCGGCGCACCGGTCTCGGTGCAGTCCATGACCACCACCCTCACCGCCGACGTCAACGCCACGCTTCAGCAGATCGCCGAGCTGACCGCGTCCGGCTGCCAGATCGTCCGGGTCGCCGTGCCGTCGCAGGACGACGTCGAGGCGCTGCCCGCGATCGCGAAGAAGTCACAGATCCCGGTGATCGCCGACATCCACTTCCAGCCCAAGTACGTCTTCGCCGCGATCGACGCCGGCTGCGCCGCGGTGCGGGTCAACCCGGGCAACATCCGGCAGTTCGACGACAAGGTCCGGGAGATCGCCCGGGCGGCCGGCGACGCGGGCGTGCCGATCCGGATCGGCGTGAACGCCGGCTCGCTGGACAAGCGCCTCCTGGCCAAGTACGGCCGGGCCACCGCCGAGGCGCTCGTCGAGTCGGCGCTCTGGGAGTGCTCGCTGTTCGAGGAGCACGGCTTCCGGGACATCAAGATCTCGGTCAAGCACAACGACCCGGTGGTGATGATCCGCGCCTACCGGCAGCTCGCCGAGCAGTGCGACTACCCGCTGCACCTGGGCGTCACCGAGGCTGGCCCGGCGTTCCAGGGCACCATCAAGTCGGCGGTGGCGTTCGGCGCGCTGCTCGCCGAGGGGATCGGCGACACGATCCGCGTCTCGCTCTCCGCCCCGCCGGTGGAGGAGATCAAGGTCGGCAACGCGATCCTGGAGTCGCTGGGCCTGCGCGAGCGCGGCCTGGAGATCGTCTCCTGCCCGTCCTGCGGGCGGGCCCAGGTCGACGTCTACAAGCTGGCCGAGGAGGTCACCGCCGGCCTGGAGGGGCTGCCGGTGCCGTTGCGCGTCGCGGTCATGGGCTGCGTGGTGAACGGTCCGGGCGAGGCCCGCGAGGCCGACCTGGGTGTCGCGTCCGGCAACGGCAAGGGCCAGATCTTCGTCAAGGGCCAGGTCGTCAAGACCGTGCCCGAGGGGCAGATCGTGGAGACGCTCATCGAGGAGGCGCTGCGGATCGCCGACGAGATGGGTGCCGAGATCCCCGAGGAGCTGCGCGACCTGGTGCCCGGCGCCACGGTCACCGTGCACTGA
- a CDS encoding Uma2 family endonuclease gives MAQAAFAPEPAPQPAEPSFDVLRWHDEPWTAQLALDLLPETNGPKVEVLSGSVIVTPHAGYDHQDAELDLAYLLKQAARRAKLWLYLESNVVSGKDLFIPDIVILNVPGGGRTTMDIRHAVLLGEIVSPGNRRKDVIDRPREYAAVGVPYFLRVDLRNRVPTIALFELVDGDYRPLAAAAAGTAFVMRQPFEFTVDPGDLLGEEASDQAR, from the coding sequence ATGGCCCAGGCCGCATTCGCGCCCGAGCCGGCACCGCAGCCCGCCGAGCCGTCGTTCGACGTGCTCCGCTGGCACGACGAGCCGTGGACCGCGCAGCTCGCTCTCGATCTCCTACCGGAGACCAACGGCCCGAAGGTCGAGGTCCTGAGCGGAAGCGTGATCGTGACACCACATGCCGGCTATGACCACCAGGACGCCGAACTGGATTTGGCCTACCTGCTGAAACAGGCCGCCCGACGTGCCAAGCTCTGGCTCTATCTGGAGAGCAACGTCGTGTCGGGCAAGGATCTCTTCATTCCCGATATCGTCATCCTCAACGTGCCCGGGGGTGGACGAACGACGATGGACATCCGCCACGCGGTTCTGCTCGGTGAGATCGTTTCACCGGGTAACCGGCGTAAGGACGTGATCGACCGGCCGCGGGAGTATGCCGCCGTCGGCGTGCCGTACTTCCTCCGGGTCGACCTGCGGAACCGCGTGCCCACAATCGCTCTGTTCGAACTCGTTGACGGCGATTACCGACCGCTGGCCGCCGCGGCGGCGGGCACTGCCTTCGTGATGCGGCAACCGTTCGAGTTCACGGTCGATCCCGGCGATCTCCTGGGTGAGGAGGCATCGGACCAAGCGCGGTGA
- a CDS encoding NADH:flavin oxidoreductase/NADH oxidase codes for MSALFTPLALRGVTLPNRIALAPMCQYSAGPDGLPTDWHRVHLGSRAVGGAGLVLSEATAVVPEGRISPQDVGLWSGAHVDAWRPVTAFVAGQGAVPAVQLAHAGFKASTYRPWAERRGGVPDADGGWTPVGPGGDPFVPDYRTPVALDEAGIAAVVDAFATAAARALDAGFAAVEIHAAHGYLLHEFLSQLTNRRADGYGGDRAGRMRLTLEVARAVRAAVGEAVPVLTRISATDWTDGGWTVEDSVVLAGELAAAGVDLVDASSGGAAARATIPVGPGYQVPLAARIRRDAGVPTGAVGLIVEPEQAEQIVAGGEADLVLLGRELLRDPYWPRRAAAKLGATPAWPDPYARAF; via the coding sequence ATGAGCGCCCTGTTCACCCCGCTCGCCCTGCGCGGCGTCACCCTGCCCAACCGGATCGCGCTGGCACCGATGTGCCAGTACAGTGCCGGGCCCGACGGGCTGCCCACCGACTGGCACCGCGTACACCTCGGCTCCCGGGCCGTGGGCGGGGCCGGGCTGGTGCTCAGCGAGGCGACCGCGGTGGTGCCCGAGGGGCGGATCAGCCCGCAGGACGTCGGGCTCTGGTCCGGCGCGCACGTCGACGCCTGGCGGCCGGTCACCGCGTTCGTCGCCGGTCAGGGCGCGGTCCCGGCCGTGCAGCTCGCGCACGCCGGGTTCAAGGCGTCGACGTACCGGCCGTGGGCGGAGCGGCGCGGTGGCGTGCCGGACGCCGACGGCGGGTGGACACCTGTCGGCCCGGGCGGCGACCCGTTCGTGCCCGACTACCGCACCCCGGTCGCGCTCGACGAGGCCGGCATCGCCGCGGTGGTGGACGCGTTCGCCACCGCCGCCGCGCGGGCGCTCGACGCCGGCTTCGCCGCGGTGGAGATCCACGCGGCACACGGCTACCTGCTGCACGAGTTCCTGTCCCAGCTCACCAACCGACGCGCGGACGGTTACGGCGGGGACCGGGCCGGCCGGATGCGGCTCACCCTGGAGGTGGCCCGGGCGGTCCGCGCCGCGGTCGGCGAGGCGGTGCCGGTGCTGACCCGGATCTCCGCGACCGACTGGACGGACGGCGGCTGGACGGTGGAGGACAGCGTGGTGCTCGCCGGTGAGTTGGCGGCGGCCGGCGTGGACCTGGTCGACGCCTCCTCCGGCGGCGCGGCTGCCCGGGCGACCATCCCGGTCGGCCCCGGCTACCAGGTGCCGTTGGCCGCCCGGATCCGCCGCGACGCGGGCGTGCCGACCGGCGCGGTGGGCCTGATCGTGGAGCCCGAGCAGGCCGAGCAGATCGTCGCCGGCGGCGAGGCGGACCTGGTGCTGCTGGGCCGCGAGCTGCTCCGCGACCCGTACTGGCCGCGCCGCGCCGCCGCGAAGCTCGGCGCCACCCCCGCCTGGCCCGACCCGTACGCCCGGGCGTTCTGA
- the dxr gene encoding 1-deoxy-D-xylulose-5-phosphate reductoisomerase, with protein MTTPRDLVLLGSTGSIGTQAIDIVRRNPDRFRVVALGAGGGNVELLAAQALELGVGAVGVARASAAQDLQLAFYAEASRRGWATGDFKLPRIVAGPDAMTELAQWPCDVVLNGVVGSRGLPPTLAALRAGRTLALANKESLVAGGPLVKAAMTRPGQIVPVDSEHSALAQCLRAGSRPEVRRLIVTASGGPFRGRRREELTEVTPEQALAHPTWNMGPVVTINSATMVNKALEVIEAHELFDVPYADIEVTVHPQSVIHSMVEFVDGSTIAQASPPDMRLPIALGIGWPDRVPDAAGAVDWTTAHTWEFAPLDDTAFPAVALAKAAGAAGRCRPAIYNAANEECVAAFVAGRLPFLGIVDTLRRVLEDAPDFDEPGTVEDVLTAESWARAHAQEIIVGSVEGAR; from the coding sequence GTGACCACTCCCCGAGACCTCGTGCTGCTCGGCTCGACCGGCTCCATCGGCACCCAGGCCATCGACATCGTCAGGCGCAACCCGGACCGGTTCCGGGTGGTCGCGCTCGGCGCCGGCGGCGGCAACGTGGAGCTGCTCGCCGCGCAGGCGCTGGAGCTGGGTGTGGGCGCGGTCGGGGTGGCCCGGGCCTCCGCCGCGCAGGACCTCCAGCTCGCGTTCTACGCCGAGGCGAGCCGGCGGGGCTGGGCCACCGGCGACTTCAAACTGCCCAGGATCGTGGCCGGGCCGGACGCCATGACCGAGCTGGCGCAGTGGCCGTGCGACGTGGTGCTCAACGGCGTGGTCGGCTCGCGGGGCCTGCCGCCGACGCTCGCCGCGCTGCGCGCCGGTCGTACCCTCGCGCTTGCCAACAAGGAGTCGCTGGTGGCCGGCGGCCCGCTGGTCAAGGCCGCGATGACGCGACCGGGGCAGATCGTTCCTGTTGATTCTGAGCACTCGGCGCTGGCGCAGTGCCTGCGCGCCGGCAGCCGACCGGAGGTCCGCCGGCTGATCGTCACCGCCAGCGGCGGCCCCTTCCGGGGCCGGCGGCGCGAGGAGTTGACCGAGGTCACACCGGAACAGGCGCTGGCGCACCCGACCTGGAACATGGGCCCGGTCGTCACCATCAACTCCGCCACGATGGTCAACAAGGCGCTTGAGGTGATCGAGGCGCACGAGCTGTTCGACGTGCCGTACGCCGACATCGAGGTGACCGTCCATCCGCAGTCGGTGATCCACTCGATGGTCGAGTTCGTCGACGGATCCACCATCGCCCAGGCCAGCCCGCCGGACATGCGGCTGCCCATCGCGCTCGGTATCGGCTGGCCGGACCGGGTGCCCGACGCGGCCGGCGCGGTCGACTGGACCACGGCGCACACCTGGGAGTTCGCCCCGCTCGACGACACCGCCTTCCCGGCGGTGGCGCTGGCGAAGGCCGCCGGCGCGGCGGGGCGCTGCCGCCCGGCGATCTACAACGCGGCGAACGAGGAGTGCGTGGCCGCGTTCGTCGCCGGTCGGCTGCCGTTCCTCGGCATCGTCGACACCCTCCGGCGGGTGCTGGAGGACGCTCCCGACTTCGACGAACCAGGTACCGTCGAGGACGTGCTCACCGCCGAGTCGTGGGCACGGGCGCACGCCCAGGAGATCATCGTCGGGTCGGTGGAAGGAGCTCGATGA
- a CDS encoding DUF4081 domain-containing GNAT family N-acetyltransferase produces the protein MLTMPVRQLGESERRSVERLLDLDPYAGAQVAERVAARGLAWWRAEARILGYGARRHLESICWLGGNLTPVLASESAVAAFAEQLSAEERLCSSIVGRADAVLGLWDRLSDHWGPARDVRPNQPLLATDAPPPVAPDPQVRRVRGSEVDRLFPAAVAMYTEEVGVSPLADDGGRGYRRRVTELVRAGRAYARFVDGRVVFKAELAVVTRRTAQVQGVWVAPEWRGRGLAAAAMAAVVTDALARVAPTVSLYVNDFNLPARRVYERCGFRPVGTLATVLF, from the coding sequence GTGCTCACGATGCCGGTACGCCAACTGGGGGAGTCCGAGCGCCGCTCGGTCGAGCGGCTGCTCGACCTCGACCCGTACGCCGGCGCGCAGGTCGCCGAGCGGGTGGCGGCGCGCGGCCTGGCCTGGTGGCGGGCCGAGGCGCGGATCCTCGGCTACGGCGCCCGACGCCACCTGGAGTCGATCTGCTGGCTGGGCGGCAACCTGACCCCGGTGCTCGCCTCGGAGTCGGCGGTGGCCGCGTTCGCCGAACAGTTGAGCGCCGAGGAGCGGCTCTGTTCCTCGATCGTGGGCCGCGCCGACGCGGTGCTCGGGCTCTGGGACCGCCTCTCCGATCACTGGGGGCCGGCTCGGGACGTACGCCCGAACCAGCCGCTGCTGGCCACGGACGCCCCGCCGCCGGTGGCGCCCGACCCGCAGGTGCGTCGGGTCCGTGGCAGTGAGGTCGACCGGCTCTTCCCGGCGGCGGTGGCGATGTACACCGAGGAGGTCGGGGTCTCGCCGCTGGCCGACGACGGCGGTCGCGGCTACCGGCGGCGGGTGACCGAGCTGGTGCGCGCCGGCCGGGCCTACGCGCGGTTCGTCGACGGCCGGGTGGTCTTCAAGGCGGAGCTGGCCGTGGTGACCCGGCGCACCGCCCAGGTGCAGGGCGTCTGGGTGGCGCCCGAGTGGCGGGGCCGGGGCCTCGCGGCGGCGGCCATGGCCGCGGTGGTCACCGACGCGCTGGCCCGGGTCGCGCCCACGGTCAGCCTCTACGTCAACGACTTCAACCTGCCCGCCCGCCGGGTCTACGAGCGCTGCGGCTTCCGCCCGGTCGGCACGCTCGCCACCGTGCTGTTCTGA
- a CDS encoding site-2 protease family protein yields MSYLLGVVLFALAILISVSLHEAGHMVTAKAFGMKVTRYFVGFGPTLWSFRRGETEYGVKGIPLGGFCKIVGMTPQDDDVEPGDEKRAMWRYPVWKRTIVMSAGSAMHFAIALIALWFIAVTAGLPNPKFPTNEEQLRAEPAVIALAPCVVVENVNRACQAGDPASPASKAQLADGDRVTSVNGRPISTWGDMLDVVRATTPGTATVTYLRDGTQGTATVDLASVQRAPLDDPKGTASAVSALGVLLQPSTPTRVEYGPVAAFGATADFTGNMAVQTAHAMQRIPQKVPALWNAITGGERDMDTPISVVGASRLGGEAVENNAWLVFFMLFVSLNFFIGVFNLLPLLPLDGGHIAIAWFERVRSWLYARIGRTDPGRVDYLKLMPLTYAVILVGGVFTLLTVTADVVNPITLFSR; encoded by the coding sequence ATGAGCTATCTGCTCGGGGTGGTGCTGTTCGCCCTGGCGATCCTCATCTCGGTGAGCCTGCACGAGGCGGGTCACATGGTGACCGCCAAGGCGTTCGGGATGAAGGTCACCCGCTACTTCGTCGGCTTCGGCCCCACGCTGTGGTCGTTCCGGCGGGGCGAGACGGAGTACGGCGTCAAGGGCATCCCGCTCGGCGGTTTCTGCAAGATCGTCGGTATGACCCCGCAGGACGACGACGTCGAGCCGGGGGACGAGAAGCGCGCCATGTGGCGCTACCCGGTGTGGAAGCGGACGATCGTGATGTCCGCCGGTTCCGCGATGCACTTCGCCATCGCGCTCATCGCGCTCTGGTTCATCGCGGTGACCGCCGGCCTGCCCAACCCGAAGTTCCCCACCAACGAGGAGCAGCTCCGGGCCGAACCGGCGGTGATCGCGCTCGCCCCCTGCGTGGTGGTGGAAAACGTCAACCGCGCCTGCCAGGCCGGCGACCCGGCCAGCCCGGCCAGCAAGGCCCAGCTCGCCGACGGCGACCGGGTCACCTCGGTCAACGGCCGCCCGATCTCGACCTGGGGCGACATGCTCGACGTGGTCCGCGCCACCACGCCCGGCACGGCCACCGTCACCTACCTGCGCGACGGCACCCAGGGCACCGCCACCGTCGACCTGGCCTCGGTGCAGCGCGCGCCGCTCGACGACCCGAAGGGCACGGCCTCGGCGGTCTCCGCGCTCGGCGTGCTCCTCCAGCCCAGCACCCCGACCCGGGTCGAATACGGCCCGGTCGCCGCGTTCGGCGCCACCGCCGACTTCACCGGCAACATGGCGGTGCAGACGGCGCACGCCATGCAGCGCATCCCGCAGAAGGTGCCGGCGCTGTGGAACGCGATCACCGGCGGCGAGCGGGACATGGACACCCCGATCAGCGTGGTCGGCGCCAGCCGGCTCGGCGGCGAGGCCGTGGAGAACAACGCCTGGCTGGTGTTCTTCATGCTCTTCGTGTCGCTGAACTTCTTCATCGGCGTGTTCAACCTGCTGCCGCTGCTCCCGCTGGACGGCGGTCACATCGCCATCGCCTGGTTCGAGCGCGTCCGGTCCTGGCTGTACGCCCGGATCGGCCGCACCGACCCGGGCCGCGTCGACTATCTCAAGCTCATGCCCCTCACGTACGCGGTGATTCTGGTCGGTGGCGTGTTCACGCTGCTCACCGTCACCGCGGACGTGGTCAACCCGATCACGCTCTTCTCAAGGTGA
- a CDS encoding ABC transporter ATP-binding protein: MRLLRDLWTTAPRRMAAVLLLIVVGAGGQAAASALAGPVLVHRSSGWFVVLAVALVAAVVTDLLIGLIMARLTADWSADVRRRLCRVALGQDLPALETTPVGELLDRIDNDVYQVAAEMRNTGVRLAQGIAVCVLATVSALVVWWPAGVGMVLLTTLLAAVLRRPTARIAPARMAEEEAWSDLAAVMEEAVHGQDDVRTSLARPYVLRLYARRAAAVIARGDRVFRLSGRVTALASGGVRVGIAGVVLAGAWALATGRVDAARLTAVWLLAIAFGATVEHIARWVPHLQQAFGAWARVQLLAGARQEPVGGVAPAAGDLTVRGLTFRYPATGDERGPALRDVRLHFARGRSYALVGRTGSGKSTLAKVLTRAVDVPPRTVFLGDTDLVDLDVEELRRWIAVVPQRTEILAGTLAENVALFDPELLDAAERALAELGLARWIAELPDGVHTRLGDGGHTLSAGQEQLVAFARILVRDPHVVILDEATARLDPVTENRVRRATERLLTDRIGIVIAHRLSSVRRCDEVVVMADGAVREAGPLRESTHFAELLATSHAGAYAGTGARSGGVELLDAPGWADEPVEPVEPAAAPRRVAVPRAEPPPGPPTPPARTMREILRLGFNDPRYGLAAVALFVVMTLLGLDGAVLPWLWADLVGGGDPWLPALGIAAALLVVLPLPYLTNVWFPHWWIRQMLRISARLVHGQTGARRVSGHTPAEVVAQGGDTDRVVQLADNLMDQFISLAIVLTMTLVTGSFVPALFFVGTMVVSGLAATLFGPRLERTAAGTVKARAAFATALVSALSAARTVKLAGATRPVLDHLHGLDVVRSERQRREIAMQVWARSTPSIASGLLPIGAWALYLTGGLSAGATLVAVSTLGAARWFAWTTAALVSQYPSARVWTRRTVSMTGMSTYSAPVPGLDLAAGTAPAPEPPPRHPLRRLELAGFGALHSDGTLAVRDVDLVVERGQLVLVVGPVGAGKSSLLRALAGIVHHVGALRWNGEPVTEPEMFLRPNQVGYVGQLPRVLSGTVAENIALGHPVDAAGAVTTAQLDHDLAAAGGGLGLLIGHKGTRLSGGQLQRLALARALAPRTELLVADDVSSALDVTTELALWSALREHGVTVVGSTAKRAALVRADHVVVLVDGVVADQGTWSDLEPRWNHLAG; encoded by the coding sequence ATGCGCCTGCTCCGTGACCTCTGGACCACCGCACCCCGGCGGATGGCGGCCGTCCTGCTGCTGATCGTGGTGGGCGCCGGTGGCCAGGCCGCCGCCTCCGCGCTGGCCGGGCCGGTGCTCGTGCACCGCTCGTCCGGCTGGTTCGTCGTGCTCGCCGTGGCGCTCGTCGCCGCCGTCGTCACCGACCTGCTGATCGGGCTGATCATGGCCCGGCTGACCGCCGACTGGTCCGCCGACGTACGCCGCCGGCTCTGCCGGGTCGCGCTCGGCCAGGACCTGCCCGCCCTGGAGACCACCCCGGTGGGCGAGCTGCTCGACCGGATCGACAACGACGTCTATCAGGTCGCCGCCGAGATGCGGAACACCGGCGTACGGCTGGCGCAGGGCATCGCCGTCTGTGTGCTCGCGACGGTCAGCGCGCTCGTCGTCTGGTGGCCGGCCGGCGTCGGGATGGTGCTGCTCACCACGCTGCTCGCGGCCGTGCTACGCCGGCCCACCGCCCGGATCGCCCCGGCCCGGATGGCCGAGGAGGAAGCCTGGTCCGACCTCGCGGCCGTGATGGAGGAGGCGGTGCACGGCCAGGACGACGTGCGTACCAGCCTCGCCCGGCCGTACGTGCTGCGTCTCTACGCCCGCCGGGCGGCGGCGGTGATCGCCCGCGGGGACCGGGTGTTCCGGCTCTCCGGCCGGGTCACCGCGCTCGCCAGCGGCGGCGTCCGGGTCGGCATCGCCGGCGTGGTCCTGGCCGGCGCGTGGGCGCTGGCGACCGGCCGGGTGGACGCCGCCCGGCTGACCGCCGTCTGGTTGCTCGCGATCGCGTTCGGCGCGACCGTCGAGCACATCGCCCGCTGGGTGCCGCACCTGCAACAGGCGTTCGGCGCGTGGGCCCGGGTGCAACTGCTCGCCGGCGCGCGGCAGGAACCGGTCGGCGGGGTCGCCCCCGCCGCCGGCGACCTGACCGTGCGCGGGCTCACCTTCCGCTACCCGGCCACCGGGGACGAACGCGGCCCGGCGCTGCGCGACGTGCGACTCCACTTCGCCCGTGGCCGTTCCTACGCGCTCGTCGGGCGCACCGGGTCGGGCAAGTCGACGCTCGCGAAGGTGCTCACCCGGGCGGTGGACGTGCCGCCCCGCACCGTCTTCCTGGGCGACACGGACCTCGTCGACCTGGACGTCGAGGAGCTGCGCCGGTGGATCGCCGTGGTGCCGCAGCGCACCGAGATCCTCGCCGGCACGCTCGCCGAGAACGTCGCGCTGTTCGACCCGGAGCTGCTCGACGCGGCCGAGCGGGCGTTGGCCGAGCTGGGTCTCGCCCGGTGGATCGCCGAGCTGCCCGACGGCGTGCACACCCGGCTCGGCGACGGCGGCCACACGCTCTCCGCCGGGCAGGAGCAACTTGTCGCGTTCGCCCGGATCCTGGTCCGGGACCCGCACGTGGTGATCCTCGACGAGGCCACCGCGCGGCTCGACCCGGTCACCGAGAACCGGGTCCGGCGCGCCACCGAGCGGCTGCTCACCGACCGGATCGGCATCGTCATCGCGCACCGGCTCTCCTCGGTGCGCCGCTGCGACGAGGTGGTGGTGATGGCCGACGGCGCGGTGCGGGAGGCCGGCCCGCTGCGCGAGTCCACCCACTTCGCCGAACTGCTCGCCACCAGCCACGCCGGGGCGTACGCGGGGACCGGCGCGCGGAGCGGCGGCGTGGAACTGCTCGACGCGCCCGGCTGGGCCGACGAGCCGGTCGAGCCGGTCGAGCCGGCTGCCGCGCCGCGCCGCGTCGCGGTGCCGCGCGCCGAACCGCCGCCGGGACCACCCACGCCGCCCGCCCGGACCATGCGGGAGATCCTCCGGCTGGGCTTCAACGATCCCCGGTACGGCCTGGCGGCGGTCGCCCTGTTCGTCGTGATGACGCTGCTCGGGCTGGACGGGGCGGTGCTGCCCTGGCTCTGGGCCGACCTGGTCGGCGGGGGCGACCCGTGGCTGCCGGCGCTGGGCATCGCCGCCGCGCTGCTCGTGGTGCTCCCGCTGCCCTATCTGACGAACGTGTGGTTCCCGCACTGGTGGATCCGGCAGATGCTGCGGATCAGCGCCCGCCTGGTGCACGGGCAGACCGGCGCGCGCCGGGTCAGCGGGCACACCCCGGCCGAGGTGGTGGCGCAGGGCGGCGACACCGACCGCGTGGTGCAACTCGCCGACAACCTGATGGACCAGTTCATCTCGCTCGCCATCGTGCTCACCATGACGCTCGTGACGGGCAGCTTCGTACCGGCGTTGTTCTTCGTCGGCACGATGGTGGTCTCCGGCCTCGCGGCGACGCTGTTCGGGCCCCGCCTGGAGCGCACCGCCGCCGGCACGGTGAAGGCGCGCGCCGCGTTCGCCACCGCGCTGGTCTCGGCGCTCTCCGCCGCCCGCACCGTGAAGCTGGCCGGCGCCACCCGTCCGGTGCTGGACCACCTGCACGGGCTGGACGTGGTGCGCAGCGAGCGGCAGCGGCGGGAGATCGCCATGCAGGTGTGGGCCCGGTCCACCCCGTCGATCGCGAGCGGACTGCTGCCGATCGGGGCGTGGGCGCTCTACCTGACCGGCGGGCTCTCCGCCGGCGCCACCCTGGTCGCGGTCTCCACCCTCGGCGCGGCCCGCTGGTTCGCGTGGACCACCGCGGCGCTCGTCTCGCAGTACCCGTCGGCGCGGGTGTGGACCCGGCGGACCGTGTCGATGACCGGGATGAGCACCTACTCGGCGCCGGTGCCCGGGCTCGACCTGGCCGCCGGCACCGCCCCGGCGCCCGAGCCGCCGCCCCGGCACCCACTGCGCCGGCTGGAACTGGCCGGCTTCGGCGCGCTGCACTCCGACGGCACGCTCGCCGTCCGCGACGTCGACCTGGTGGTCGAGCGCGGGCAGCTGGTGCTCGTGGTCGGGCCGGTCGGCGCCGGCAAGTCGTCGCTGCTGCGCGCGCTCGCCGGCATCGTGCACCACGTCGGCGCGCTGCGGTGGAACGGCGAGCCGGTCACCGAGCCGGAGATGTTCCTGCGCCCGAACCAGGTCGGCTACGTCGGCCAGCTACCCCGGGTGCTCTCCGGCACGGTGGCGGAGAACATCGCGCTCGGCCACCCGGTGGACGCCGCCGGCGCGGTCACCACCGCCCAGCTCGACCACGACCTGGCCGCCGCCGGGGGCGGGCTGGGGCTGCTCATCGGGCACAAGGGCACCCGGCTCTCCGGTGGCCAGCTCCAGCGGCTGGCGCTGGCCCGGGCGCTCGCCCCGCGTACCGAACTGCTCGTCGCCGACGACGTGTCCTCGGCGCTGGACGTCACCACGGAGCTGGCGTTGTGGTCGGCGCTGCGCGAGCACGGGGTGACGGTGGTGGGCTCGACCGCGAAGCGGGCCGCGCTGGTCCGCGCGGACCACGTGGTGGTGCTCGTCGACGGCGTGGTCGCCGACCAGGGCACCTGGTCCGACCTGGAGCCGCGCTGGAACCACCTGGCCGGCTGA